The stretch of DNA TGTCAACCGGACCTAGTGACATACGGTGTGGTAGTCAATGGACTATGTAAGAGAGGTGACATTGATTTGGCTTTAAATTTGctcaagaagatggagaaaagaAATATTGAGGTCAATGTTGTAATCTACAGCACAGTCATTGATAGTCTTTGCAAATATAAACATTTGGATGATGCTCTCACCCTGTTCAAcgaaatggagaagaaaggaaTTAGAGCCAATGTTGTTACCTACAACTCCCTCATAAGCTGCCTTTGTAATTACAGTAGATGGAGTGATGCCTCTAGATTACTCAGTTATATGATCATGAGGAAAATCAACCCTGATTTGGTCACTTTCaatgcattgatcgatgcattTGTGAAGGAGGGGAAGCTTCTAGAGGCTGAGAAATTGTTCGAGGAGATGATCAAAAGGTCTATAGATCCTAGTATTGTCACGTTCAATTCATTGATCAACGAGTTTTGCATGCACGATCGTCTTAACGAGGCCAAGCATATGTTTTCTTTGATGGTTAGCAAGGATTGCCTCCCAAACGTAGTGACATACAGCACTCTTATAAAGGGATTTTGCAAGTGCAAAAGGGTAAAGGATGGTATGCAACTCTTCCACGAGATGTCTCAAAGGGGATTGGTTGCCAACACAGTCACTTACACCACTCTTATCCAAGGTTGTTTTCAGGCTGGCGACTGTGATTCTGCCCAAATGGTATTCAAACAGATGGAATCTGATGGTGTCCCTCCCCATATCATGACTTACAGCATTTTGTTAGATGGACTTTGTAAAAACGGGAAGCTAGAGAAAGCATTGGTGGTATTCAAGTATATGCAGAAGAGTGAACTGGAACTTGATATATTCACATATACTATAATGATCGAAGGGATGTGCAAGGCAGGGAAGGTGGAAGATGCGTGGCGTTTATTTTGTACTCTCTCCCTTAAAGGAGTGAAGCCTGATGTTATAACCTACAATACAATGATCTCAGGATTTTGTAGTAAACGCCTATTACAGGAAGCAGATGCCTTGTTTAGAGATATGAAAGTAGATGGGCTTCTTCCAGATAGCGGTACATATAATACGCTGATCAGGGCACGCCTTAGAGATGGTGACAAAGCAGCATCAGCAGAACTCATCAAAGAAATGAGGAGTTACGGGTTTGTTGGAGATGCTTCGACCATTAGCTTGGTGACCAATATGT from Camelina sativa cultivar DH55 chromosome 9, Cs, whole genome shotgun sequence encodes:
- the LOC104716079 gene encoding pentatricopeptide repeat-containing protein At1g63330-like, translated to MRSSAAITGKRLLHRHTRVITGSAPALCGFCCSARPFSGHSYDYRERLSKTRLSDLKLDDAVGLFSVMVQSRPRPSITEFCKLLSAIAKMKRFDVAISLGEQMQNLGISHNLYSYSILINCFCRRSQLSLALAVLGKMMKLGYKLDVVTLNSLLNGFCHSKRIADAVALVDQMVVMGYQPNTVTFTTLIHGLFLHNESSEAVALVERMALKGCQPDLVTYGVVVNGLCKRGDIDLALNLLKKMEKRNIEVNVVIYSTVIDSLCKYKHLDDALTLFNEMEKKGIRANVVTYNSLISCLCNYSRWSDASRLLSYMIMRKINPDLVTFNALIDAFVKEGKLLEAEKLFEEMIKRSIDPSIVTFNSLINEFCMHDRLNEAKHMFSLMVSKDCLPNVVTYSTLIKGFCKCKRVKDGMQLFHEMSQRGLVANTVTYTTLIQGCFQAGDCDSAQMVFKQMESDGVPPHIMTYSILLDGLCKNGKLEKALVVFKYMQKSELELDIFTYTIMIEGMCKAGKVEDAWRLFCTLSLKGVKPDVITYNTMISGFCSKRLLQEADALFRDMKVDGLLPDSGTYNTLIRARLRDGDKAASAELIKEMRSYGFVGDASTISLVTNMLHEGRLDKKFIDMLP